In Scophthalmus maximus strain ysfricsl-2021 chromosome 5, ASM2237912v1, whole genome shotgun sequence, a single window of DNA contains:
- the LOC118311255 gene encoding peptidase inhibitor 15-A-like isoform X2 — protein MRKVHLLSCAVLLCAARGRATNSSVSPRPDSRAPPVGDGASVRRKRFIGPSDAVAILDYHNQVRANVFPPAANMEHMLWDNDLARTAEVWAAKCIWEHGPAHLLQFYGQNLSFRTGGCPLVCYGPMCTHYTQMVWASTNRVGCAVQTCYNMFVWGVLWREATFLVCNYSPKGNWIGEAPYRVGIPCSACPSSYAGTCNNNMCFPAVQSNYMYWFK, from the exons ATGAGAAAGGTCCATCTGTTGTCCTGCGCGGTCCTGCTGTGCGCAGCGCGCGGGCGGGCGACGAACTCCAGCGTGTCGCCGCGGCCCGACTCCCGGGCGCCTCCTGTCGGCGACGGCGCGTCGGTGCGGAGGAAACGGTTCATCGGTCCGAGCGACGCGGTGGCCATCCTGGACTATCACAACCAAGTCAGGGCAAACGTCTTCCCGCCCGCCGCAAACATGGAGCACATG CTATGGGACAATGATTTGGCGAGGACGGCTGAAGTCTGGGCTGCTAAATGTATATGGGAACATGGACCAGCTCACCTGCTGCAGTTCTACGGCCAGAACCTGTCTTTCAGGACAGGGGG CTGCCCTCTGGTCTGCTACGGACCCAtgtgtacacactacacacag atggtGTGGGCATCCACCAACAGAGTGGGCTGTGCAGTGCAGACTTGCTACAACATGTTTGTGTGGGGAGTTCTGTGGAGAGAAGCCACCTTCCTCGTCTGCAACTACTCACCTAA aggaaactggaTCGGAGAGGCTCCGTACAGAGTGGGGATTCCATGTTCAGCATGTCCATCCAGCTACGCCGGCACCTGCAACAACAATATGTGCTTTCCAGCTGTGCAGTCCAACTACATGTACTGGTTCAAGTAA
- the LOC118311255 gene encoding peptidase inhibitor 15-A-like isoform X1, giving the protein MRKVHLLSCAVLLCAARGRATNSSVSPRPDSRAPPVGDGASVRRKRFIGPSDAVAILDYHNQVRANVFPPAANMEHMLWDNDLARTAEVWAAKCIWEHGPAHLLQFYGQNLSFRTGGYQSILQLVKPWYDEVNDFVFPYPHFCDPSCPLVCYGPMCTHYTQMVWASTNRVGCAVQTCYNMFVWGVLWREATFLVCNYSPKGNWIGEAPYRVGIPCSACPSSYAGTCNNNMCFPAVQSNYMYWFK; this is encoded by the exons ATGAGAAAGGTCCATCTGTTGTCCTGCGCGGTCCTGCTGTGCGCAGCGCGCGGGCGGGCGACGAACTCCAGCGTGTCGCCGCGGCCCGACTCCCGGGCGCCTCCTGTCGGCGACGGCGCGTCGGTGCGGAGGAAACGGTTCATCGGTCCGAGCGACGCGGTGGCCATCCTGGACTATCACAACCAAGTCAGGGCAAACGTCTTCCCGCCCGCCGCAAACATGGAGCACATG CTATGGGACAATGATTTGGCGAGGACGGCTGAAGTCTGGGCTGCTAAATGTATATGGGAACATGGACCAGCTCACCTGCTGCAGTTCTACGGCCAGAACCTGTCTTTCAGGACAGGGGG GTATCAGTCAATCCTGCAGCTGGTCAAACCCTGGTATGATGAGGTCAATGACTTTGTGTTTCCCTACCCTCATTTCTGCGATCCCAGCTGCCCTCTGGTCTGCTACGGACCCAtgtgtacacactacacacag atggtGTGGGCATCCACCAACAGAGTGGGCTGTGCAGTGCAGACTTGCTACAACATGTTTGTGTGGGGAGTTCTGTGGAGAGAAGCCACCTTCCTCGTCTGCAACTACTCACCTAA aggaaactggaTCGGAGAGGCTCCGTACAGAGTGGGGATTCCATGTTCAGCATGTCCATCCAGCTACGCCGGCACCTGCAACAACAATATGTGCTTTCCAGCTGTGCAGTCCAACTACATGTACTGGTTCAAGTAA